The Mytilus trossulus isolate FHL-02 chromosome 3, PNRI_Mtr1.1.1.hap1, whole genome shotgun sequence genome contains a region encoding:
- the LOC134709716 gene encoding uncharacterized protein LOC134709716 — protein MPPAMLFRRIVVDYDVLFIIFIARAIHLLGTFKIENVMIENKISADRLDPDYLMDKELYSLLDSRGEVYRRGADRSRLVTLAKTKVVTEESVPPKLVDLESLIISDLKHLLDQRGIMYYSRSTKHDLIGAVNISGPVTIEAIDHMKQMGKSKIGPVHEFNAFNIEETVEKHNDSIFLINILPPRLKSSYFKESSWNALRRKLTHMDFKFGELDCDFEKRICLKRKWNISTLYLHTPGKDNITEYYIRDDYSIHGIFLSIQQAINYRIQPISSWDVFTSSKWAFYHGSTDKIAVRLILFTNMTVPPMFLSSLSVKYRDKVRFGMVNMESNKGRRILRKLKQKYWPLCLVVTKQGILTYGNLPGEYFTYRELDFFISNLLHDFRPSEIWYHKLSIFLDPTMIGLLIIRFLARLVLPRFWIMNEDGNQGNQQDGDDVDNNDTMESETLKAEQLRIINQTAIDLLKEQLRVRETEQDRLGTPDS, from the exons ATGCCACCCGCAATGCTATTTAGAAGAATTGTGGTAGATTATGACGTTCTTTTCATTATCTTTATTGCACGCGCGATACATTTATTAGGCAccttcaaaattgaaaatgtcatgATCGAAAATAAGATTTCAGCGGACAGGCTTGATCCCGACTACCTGATGGATAAGGAGCTGTATTCCCTTCTGGATAGCCGTGGGGAAGTTTATCGACGAGGTGCAGATCGAAGTCGACTGGTTACATTAGCCAAAACTAAAG TTGTCACTGAAGAAAGTGTGCCTCCTAAGCTAGTTGATCTAGAGTCCCTGATCATCTCTGATCTAAAACATCTGCTAGATCAGAGAGGCATAATGTATTACAGTAGGTCAACAAAACATGACTTAATCGGAGCTGTTAATATATCAG GCCCAGTTACTATAGAGGCTATTGACCACATGAAACAGAtgggaaaatcaaaaattggACCAGTCCATGAATTTAATGCTTTCAACATCGAAGAAACTGTAGAAAAACACAATGATAGTATATTCCTCATAAACATATTGCCTCCGAGATTAAAATCGTCATATTTCAAAGAATCATCATGGAATGCTCTCAGACGAAAACTAACACACATGGACTTCAAATTTGGAGAACTTGACTGTGACTTTGAAAAACG CATTTGCCTGAAAAGGAAATGGAATATTTCAACACTCTACCTGCACACTCCAGGCAAAGACAACATCACAGAATATTATATCAGAGATGACTATAGTATTCACGGTATATTTTTAAGTATTCAACAAGCGATAAATTATAGAATTCAACCTATCTCATCATGGGATGTATTTACGTCATCAAAATGGGCGTTTTATCATGGTTCTACTGATAAAATTGCAGTAAGATTAATTCTCTTTACAAATATGACGGTACCACCAATGTTTTTGTCCTCATTAAGCGTTAAATATCGTGATAAAGTACGTTTTGGAATGGTCAACATGGAGTCCAATAAAGGTAGGAGAATCCTGAGAAAGTTAAAACAGAAATACTGGCCACTGTGCTTAGTCGTAACAAAACAAGGTATATTGACCTACGGAAATTTACCCGGAGAATATTTTACATATCGTGAATTAgacttttttatttctaatttactGCACGATTTTCGGCCGTCAGAGATTTGGTATcacaaattatcaatttttctAGACCCAACAATGATAGGGTTACTCATAATTCGATTCTTAGCAAGGCTTGTGTTACCCAGATTCTGGATCATGAACGAGGATGGAAACCAAGGCAATCAGCAGGATGGTGACGATGTCGATAACAATGATACTATGGAAAGTGAAACTCTCAAAGCAGAGCAATTACGTATTATAAATCAGACAGCTATTGATTTATTGAAGGAGCAGTTACGAGTTAGAGAAACAGAACAAGATAGATTAGGTACACCAGACTCCTAA